In the genome of Mercurialis annua linkage group LG8, ddMerAnnu1.2, whole genome shotgun sequence, the window gctcaTGATTTCAATCAAATACTTTCAACAAATTTAAAGATGTCATAATTTCAACTTGACACAGGGATATCTAAACATGCTTCTCAAGTTCTATTTGATCAATTAATGAACTATCCTACTTTTGGACAATCAAAAACTAagttcaaaatttaaagttttctcaaaattaaatattctactaaaacataaaataaaattgaaaaacaaaatcctaatgtccaataaataatacCCCCACACTTAAATATCACATTGTCCTCAATGTATGAATATAAGAAATCAAATACGAGAAAACAAGATTACTTACCTAGTGTGCACCCTAGTTGATGTAACTtctaaatttgataattttgatCTTCTTTGTTACATTAGTCGTCATTGCTTTCCATCTTTAATGACCTACAAATTAGACATAAAAAATTCCATGATAATAATGTGAAAGGAaaatctaaaaagaaaaaaaaactaaataaaggaTATGTCTTGGGGTGCCTCCCAAGTagcgctttagttagagtccaTAGCTAGACTCTTCGCATATATTCATTAAGAATACATTCGAACGTGAGGGAGTGTTCTTGGCAACATCTTTTCCCTCTTTTCTCTTGTCGGCCCCCTTTTAACTTGGTAGTAGAGAGCATATTCCACTTGAATCACCTTTAgatcaataataaatttaagaatataaGGTTCTTCTTGTGGGTTCTCAGACAATATGCTCTCTTTCACATTCTCTTTATAAGACGAATCATTCTCATATGCAACATTTATGATCGGTTGTTCATCCTCTAAATCTTTCCTACTCTCACTTGAAGATATAGGATGAACTTCCAAATAACACAATTCCTCCATATATTCTTTAAATTGTTCAACGTTTTCACTATGGAGTGGTTGTGTTTTcccttcaatttcaatttcacctAGAAAACATGAGTTAGAATCACAAGAAAGAGATGATGGGTTAGACTCGATCTCATCCTCGATCGATAAACAATCATCATCTTTTGAAAGTTGTGCAAACACATGTTTTCCGATTAAAGTTATGTGCTAATTGATTCTTGAATTCCAAGTAGCCGGATCGTCTTCTTCTAAGCACGGATGACTAAGATGTTCAAGATTGTTGGTACGAGCCCACTCTAAAGCTTGCCCATATATTGATTTATCCTTTTGATCATCAACCACAACCTGAATATTAGAATCACCAAAACTAGAAAACGAGTTAAAAGAATCATTAACACAATAAGAATAATCGGGTGAAGGTAGTGTTGGTGAATAATATGGACAATATGCCCAATCATGATTTCCTTGACACCATTCACAAACTTGAAATTGATTATATTGCATATCATAATCCATCATATTAAAGTATTGTGCATTAAAGCTCTCATATGGATAAGTTGATTCACCAAAATTCATGATGAAAACTTATaaacaacataaataaataaaaaccagaaaataaaaagtgttcaaagtaataattaattaagttgtattgatataaatcacaattccccggcaacggcgccaaaaacttgatacacaaaatcgcaagtgtacgatgtcgataaatcaagtaatataatgataagtaaaagtcgaacccacgaggaattgaatttaataccaaaatagttaattaagaattatttgAACTAACAAAGATGAGGTTTgtgtgattttaattaaaactaataaaaatagaaaataataatctaagGAATAAATAATAACGACAAATAACTCAGAATATTGCTTTCGTATGGATTATCGATGCCTTACAAATCTAACttatatcaatcaattttaattgttacatgCAATGGAGGATAGATCGAAGATACTAGCTCAATATTCCTATATTATTGCTAGCCTATTGGTTATAACCCGTTATCCCGAATCACCCTTACTGTCACGGCTTACAGAACGATAGAAGATAAACGGCAATTTATAAACAACGCATTATCGATTAGTTATCCACGTAGACCACATAACGCAAACATGGTGGTCGGACTCATGTTTTGTAATTATGCCTTGGTTACCCTTTTCCAATTAAATTGCTTAAGTCCCCTCCTCACAATTTAATCTAAGTTCATGCAATTATTGGCCAATTAATCACAAGCATTACTCTCAATAACGAAGGATTGCATTAACAAAGAAAGATATAGAATTTAGTTTTCAGAATTTAAATCTAGCATCCATACTACTCACAATATTCCAAGTCAAGaaatttagctagacataattgaattaactaaacaataaataataatgaacataattaaaacaatagattgaaaataaaaatacttgaaTAAAAACCTGGAATAATTCGGAACACAAGTCTTCGAATCAAAGCTTCGAAGATTTAAGTCTTGAAATAAAACTAAGgactaaaagaaaattaacctAAGACAAATTATTtgtagaaaagaaaataatgaaaaactagATAAAATACATGATCTTGAgatgtctttatatagtggaagAGTCCTTGATGTGTTGCAAGAGCTGTAGTTGAAATCGGATCCAAATCCGCGTTGGAAAAGGATTTTCACGTTTTAGGTTCGCAGGTACATCCGGGCCAGTTCCTCAATAGTGTCTGGAGGCACTTTTGAGGAATTGGCCACAAAGGATTCGCAGATTGTAATCCGGGCCAGTTCCTCAATAGTGTCTGGAGGCACTTTTGAGGAACTAGGCACTTTTTCCAGCTTTTCTCCAATTTGTTCCAAATTGATTCGCTTCACTCCATACGCATAAACCTACAAAATAAACACCTTTCCAAGCATAATATCCTCAAAATATGCAATAATACTATATCAAATACTTGGAAAAATCCTATATAAAATATGCGTATcaaacctaatgaggttaaaagagaattgagttaaaagtgatattttatccataaacgagtttgataccgtttatcgggataatcacgtgagaggcacgacggttaataaagttcaatgtgtcgagtcttgagtctagagtcaatcttagaataggattctaatatcAGTcagatgttttaaaatttgttttagatccggcgaggcaagaagcagctggaccagtagttcgggaagcttgacgttctaaagccccgacgtattttggataagcgttttcagtgagtttatacgattttcttttaaagtatttatccaagcaattattttatattgctttctgtttgaattgcatgatttatacattaaatttttatatgaattgtacatatgcttgatttaaaaccagtattgatccgatggaacgtgctacctattgagcggcaataggactgtgtgatcaccagttttaatttgatacagctgtgaatacGATTAAGTACATGAATTCTGAAGGCAGATGTATtattgtgatacgagagtgaactcggttacagtgtaacctgagccccgtatctagtgggttagacccaccactgggattaagagaattgtcgcgactgacgtggtagagtgtgaatactcccgggtcggactattggataagttttcctctgagtatatacggttaacatattcgaggattagggtttcaatcggatcctgtacttggctgcatatgattgattacgattttatgttttatttgagtacttattagtaaatgtatgaactcactcagtatatcccaatatactgacccctcacagatttcctttcaggataaagacgctttgaagcaacggacttctgtcctacttccagaagtctgtattttttagtatgtaaagaaacagtactttactcttagagctgcagtagataagtattttgtcagtcagcttgtatgtaaagttttctgtaaatattactttaacgttttaaagctttaaacgttttacgcttgctgcgttatatatattgtgactgccagaggatatgtgtgcctggcatgtgtttctgcatgacacgtgtctatgtatgtcatgcatgacgtttatgcttcgcgaaaaaattattttatgtttttaggcttgctgcgggttttggagcaaccactcccattccctagcgccggtctcggccttgagattgggtcgtgacaaatatgCCCTTTCAACTTGTAACCAATGgataattaacacataaattaattttgtgggcaaatcagtacacgaacttggtgattatgggcaatttaccccattttggcaatttgccccttaaTTTGTAACTTAATCGTctcttaaattggcaatttgcccccttaacttgtaagttaatttgtcaaaatgggctaattgcccataatcactaAGTTAGTGTACTAAGTTtccaacaaaattaatttatgggttaattgcccattgtttacaagttgaaggggcaaattgctatttaagtttaaaaaatatgaagagGCCTTAAGAGCTTGGGTGGAAATATGATGATCATTTTTTAGCCTTTTgccttaaatatataaaattttaattaataaaattatattattattattagggttaattatatataaaatcatcacctttaaatgaatttttaaaaataacacgaccatTAAAACGTGTTAATTGAGGGCATCACCTTTTTTTCATAAACAATATGGACacgtttttatataaaattttactgaCCTGGACATCCAATAGGAGTGCCACGTgccatgccacgtcagcaaaaacgccactaaaaatgtgcccgtattatttatgaaaagaaatgaaaggtggtaccctgaattgccacgttttaaatgttgtatTATTTTACAATTTCGTATAAAAAtagtaactttatatataattaatttttattattaaatgatattttataatataattggtttgtttaattaatgaattataattcaaatattatactAAATGCTAAATACTAGTAATCAACTTGATTGTAGATACCAATATTTCTGTAAAAGCTcccttttataattataaaaaataataataatttggaCGTTTTGTCTTcccataattataaatttagaataCATATGTCACAAAAATCAGCAAATGTCCAAATGTTCAAACCTACAGGATGCATTGGAATCTGACTCTTTAGTTGACATACTTGGTGCGCAAGAAGTGTgaccaaatcaaattaaataaccaATATTTTACTTGTGCTTCAAGGCCACTTAAACCATAAATTTaaacaaagaaataaaaaaggcAGTTTCCTTAGCTTATAATGTGTTCGTCGCGAGTAATTATCAGGTGAACCTAATTCGCcacataaattataaattatttatttattgtataaCATGTGGcaacaataaatatatcaatcaattaataaatatcacattaattatttatattttaattaatatgatatttattaattggttaatatatttattattgtcACGTGTCAcacaataaattaatagttcATAATTCTACATGACAAATTAAGTTTAGCTAAGTATTTCTTCTTAATGACATACATAAGTATCAAATTAATACAAATACATTGCTCTTTCcgtgttttttttgtttgtccatctaaaatataacatacaaattaaaaaaaaacaactctttttattatatttattaaaaataaataataatctaaCCTTAATAATTAAGTATTAATACTTTAATTCATTATATATAATCATTTATGAGGAGTAAGCAGACCTGTTCGTGGGCCGGGTTTGGGTCAAGCCGGAAaggctttttaattttttatacaagCCCGGCCAGAGCCCGGCTCGGGCTATATATCTCCTACCCAAACCCGGGCGTAACACTATATTTTTACAAGCTCAAGCTGGACTTAGACAGGGCTTACatggtaattttataaaaataaaagaccgAGTCCATCTATAAAATAGCGGGCTTTTTTCAGGTTCGGATTGGACCGGACTTAGGATAACAAATCATTGTCCAAGTCCGACCCTAAAAATCAGGCTTGGACGGGCCTGGGAGGATAtccaaataaaaacaaaaaatatattactttCTCCGtctcataaattttatttgttatttttggtGTCCTATAAATTACAAGAAATGATTATGTTTaatcaataataattaaaatatttttataatattatcatgtgcattaaatataatgattttgatttttttaaatcactAACCTATAATTATAccctttaaattgctaaaataatatTGTAGAAACattataatcataattaaactataattaaattattttataattcttgtgaatgtataattttttctatctttatatATGAAGCATAgagagtattatttttataactgcTCTACATGTATGTTGaacgaaaatagaaatattaagGTAGGCGTTGAAAcagaaaatagtaaaataataatttttataaaaatatactataaatagaataaatcataaatcttatcgtattttatgatttaatataaaattttaattttggcaagtTAAATACAAACTATTAATTATTTGCAATCTGtaacaaaaaaatttacatatagAAATGCTAGCGCGGAAAATACATTATTATATGGCAATGTTTAACATCTATATCAATATTTGTTACCGAACAAATATTTTGTGTCTCAAATTGAGAAAGAAAATAATAGTTcgtcttttataaattttgtgatTTAGTTAACAATTACCGGCCCTTATAGATATAaggttttaatttctaaaattattttcaaaggtaaaaacaaaatgaaaaaatttaaactcgaCAAGCTTTCATGCAATACAATTGTACagttgtgtatatatatatatagggttaacgtcataaaaattcaccaacattacacgttttctcattttaatcacacagtttaaattttgtcattttcttgCACGAATTatcactttttttcaaattcatacacagtGTTGAaatgtcacggctccattggtgtgaTGCGCTGaagtggaggtcattttacaccaatgaatgagtgacacatcagcgccgtgtatgaatttgaaaagaaataGTAATTCGTGCATGtcatgaaaaaatttaaattgcgtgattaaaatgaaaaaacctGTAAAGAtcgtgtttttttatttttgaatactacccatatatatatatatatatatatatatatatatatatatatatatatatatatatatatatagctctCCATGCGCAAAGTAGTGTAGTCAAAAATAGACCAAGtcattaatttgaaattttgaatcTTCAATCTTTGTGCAATTACCAAATGGATCATCTTCATGTAGCATTCTTTCCATATATGGCTCATGGCCATATAATCCCAACCATGAACATGGCAAAGCTGTTTGCTAGGCATGGAGTGAAATCAACGATCATAACTACTCCCTTCAACGCATCTACAATCTCCGAATCGATCGAAACCGAAACAAACCTCGGTTTCAATATCGGAATTCAGCTGATGAACTTCCCTTCTGCAGAAGCAGAATTACCAGAAGGTTGCGAGATTGCAAGTTCAATCAATTCTCAAGAAATGGCAATAAAGTTCGCCAAGGCAATGAGCTTACTTCAACAACCACTCGCCCGTATCCTCAACGAAATCCGACCGGATTGTCTCGTTGCAGACATGATGTTCCCATGGGCGACAGAAGTTGCACTTGAGTTCGGAATTCCGAGGTTAGTATTCCATGGAATAAGCACTTTTGCTCTGTGTGTTTATAATCATTTGAACCGATATGAACCTCATAAAACCCTAGATTCTGATACTGAGCCTTTTATTATCCCTGGCCTACCCGACCAGATCAAGATTACAAGATCACAAGTACCAAAttacataaaagaaaaaaataacaataaacaatCCGAAACTATGGATCGAATACTAAAATCGGAGGCGACGAGCTACGGAATCTTGATTAACAGTTTTCAAGAACTTGAACCGGCTTATTTAGAGCATTACAGGAAGGTGATGGGAAGAAAAGCTTGGAGTATTGGTCCGTTGTCTTTGTGTAATAATCATGATGAATCTTTGATTGGTGAAGATGAATGTTTAAGGTGGTTAGATTTAAAGAAACCTAATTCAGTTCTGTACATATGTTTTGGTAGTATGTTCAAATTCTCGGACTCTCAGTTGCTTGAACTTGCAATGGCTATTGAAGCTTGTGGGCAGAACTTCATCTGGGTGGTCAATAAGAAGGAAGAGAATAATGAAGAattggtgccagcagccgcagCGGACTcggaaatatttaattataatgtgAGTACAACAATaaggaaaatatatattttattataagttttttaaaaCTGATTATAATGAGTAATTGATCATTAGAGTTACTATATCAtcgtcttattttattttaatgatagttttttatgttaaaaaatgtatatatgACCACTAATCTATGCTTATTTTTGACACGTGGCAATCATTTTTATCCCTGCATTGATTTTTATTGATTTGTGCTTACACAGAAAATTTTCAagcaaaaattactaaaaactgaTTGTCGTGTAAATACATTTGAGTAAATATCCATCGGCAATATGTgtttttaatctaaaattttacattggaatgaaaatgaaaaataaaacaaatcaaaattggccattaaaataaaataaaacgatACCTTAGTTATTTCAATTTTCTGGTTATAATTATGCGATAGTAActtttttgatataaattttttacGTACATCTCGGTTATTATCGTTTTATTTATATACTATTTTGGTAATCTAACTTTTCATTTTCCAAATGAGatgttaatataataattctGGTCAATACCTACTTATCTAGCAACATAGACTATGTAAATGATAATTGGTCTAAATTTATTGGGTAATCTTTTTTAttgaaattcaatttttaaaattttatttatattttattatataggTCTCTTCATGGTTGCCCGAAGGATTCGAGAAGAGGACGAAAGAAAAAGGTTTAATAATAAGAAGATGGGCCTCACAAGTGACAATTCTTGCTCATCAAGCAATCGGAGTATTCATGACTCACTGTGGATGGAATTCAACCCTAGAAGGAGTTTGTGCTGGTGTACCAATGGTGACGTGGCCACTTCATGCAGAgcaattttttaatgaaaaactTGTGACAGATGTTCTGAGAATTGGAATTGGGGTTGGTTCTCAAGAATGGTCAAGATATGAGAAAaagattataataaataaaaatgatattgaAAAGGCAGTGTGTAAGTTGATGATTGGTGAAGAAGGTGAAGAAATGAGAAATAGGGCAAAAAAACTTAAAGAGATGGCAAGAAATGCTGTTGAAGAAGGAGGTTCATCTAAGAATGATTTGATTGGATTGTTAAAAGAACTTAAGAGTATCAAGAAAGCtaattagggctaaattagttGATAAACACTTCTACTCTtgtatttgtaaattataatgAATATCAATAATGGCAGCATTAACAATAAATTCATaatgtgatatatatatatatatatatatatatatatataagttaaagcttgaatttaaatttaagtttgaATTCGAACGATATTCAAACTATCGATTAAATTATGAGTTTAATGAATAAAATATCATATGTATtgtatttgtacttttttacataaaatataaaaatcgataaattaattaaaatgatatgcgcccttaaaattaaatagaaatcaatatATTCAACTGAAaagatttattaaaattacgagttttataagtttttttatCTTATACTCGAGCTCAACTTGAGATTAAATTCGATTATTTCAAGTTTGactaattttttcaaattgattttgacttgttatcaaattaaatttgaatagttTTATAGTCCAAcgtatttacacttttaaaataactttcattttaaaaaattaatagggGCTCATTTGATCCTATCTTTTCCCTTTTCAATATCATAATAGATTAAatactattaaataataaaattttaaaatacaatctGAATTAGTGCTCCTCATTGAACATAAATGAATCTACACAATTTTTGGTATAACATAACAATCAGAAAGAAGACATCATTTTATCAATGCCAAAACCACATCATATAGGACAAGTATAGACAAAACATAGGAAACTTCCACACAAGGCAATATCCAAGACAAACTAAAAAAGCAAACAAAACAGGATTTAGAAATGAAGAGTaccaacaaaacaaaaccaaccattCAATCTCTATCTTATCTCCGACAATCAATCAATCTCCGGCACCGGCAAATCCTCCTCATCCGGTGAAGCATGCGACCACTCTCCATCATCTCCTCTCACCAATCCTTTATTCTTCTCCACCCACCAAGATCCCGGCACCAAATATTCATCCTTCAAAAACTCACAAGATTTATTAACCAAAGCCAAACTTCTCTTCACTTTAAGCTCAAATTCACCATCTTCACCGTTCCAACCTGCAACTACATGCAAAATCGCCTGCAAATTATGCCAGTCACTCGGGTTATTCGACTCTTTCAAACTCGGTGAGCTCCTCGTGCCAATCTCCAACTCGGTTCCTATATACTCAAACCCTAATAATTTTCCTGGATAATGTACAAGCACATCTATCTTGTTCTTGACATGCAAAACGTTAAGATTCGGAAATTTATTAAATCTCTCGGTAAATGCTTTATTTCCAACTTGTGGGGAACCAAATACGATGGCTGATACCGGAGTTTTATCGGATATTATTCCGTTTTCGACGAGGTCAAAAGCTGCTAAAATTGATAAACTAGCTCCAAGACTGTGTCCTGTGAAGATTATACTCAGATTTTCATCCTTGTACTTCTCTTTTAACTCATTAATCTTGCTTAAGAGCTGATTTCTCATGCTGAATTTCGTAAATGGTGATTTCGGATTGTCCGAAGTGTAGATCGTAATCCATCCTTGCATCACTTTAGGTACCTCGTCATCGTCTTCGTCTTCGTCCTTGTCACTACTACTTGAATCATGGGCGAACCTATAAAAGAACATGTAGTGGATAATTgtacattttataaatttaaacttttaatagtAATGATTAAAGAACCGGACAAGACGATTTAATTAGTTGAACCGAAAACCAACCAATTAATTATCCATTTAAACTAatctaaacaattaaaaatttggtCCAATGATTAGACTAGATATTTAAAAGTaattgtaattataaaaaaaacaatgaaCTTTcaacatttttgtaatttcaacataaaattttaatttatataatctaaaacataaattatcaatttttcataaatttgaaCCACGGAATAATTTTCTCTTCAAAAATAAACGTCAAAACGATATATATTTTGATGTTTATATCAGCATTTGAATAATTTCAGATGTTCAAAATTgtacaatatttattttatagtatattttaaattattaaaattaaaaatccgtATATCAAACTACAAAACAAGCTAATTGGGTATGTGTtatttaacttttgtaaaaaaaatgtaaacacACGCTTTGTAAAATTTTACCAATGATCTATCAAAGTTGTATCtctgaaaattaaaaagtgAATTATGAGCGtatttttatggaataaaataaaacgagcttaatttataaacaacttaaattaagtaatttttttgtaaatagcTCCAAAAAATATCCTATGGCCTTATTTCGTCTAAAGGGGACCCTTATTCTTTCACAATTAATCCTAAATGCATATTATTGTATACTTTCACTCACCTTGCAAAAAATTCCTTAATCCGGCAATGACTAGAAGTAGTACTGTCCTTAAGTTTTTGATCATCATCGTCATCAGTTTGCTTCAACAATGCCTTAGCAGACTGTAACTTGGCGGCAATAACATTAGCCCATTCATAATTCCTTGTAGTTCCCCGGAAAGCAATATAAATATCCCGCCGGCCGATGACTTTACTATACTCATCGTTCGTAACAGCAATATAGCCAATCCAGTTAGACTCACGGTCCCATGAATCTCTAGACTGAGAGTGCAGAATAAACGCCTCCGGCAAGCTGATACGGGCGGTGCCGTACAGGAAAGCGGCGACTTGAAACTTGTCAGCTTCTTCAAGCATGACTTTGTCGAATATGTTCCGCTTGCCGTAGCGGCTGGTGCCGCAGTATTTGGAGTTTTTGTCGTTGTTGAATGAATCGTAAGTGACCTGGCAGAAGTCGCCGCACCGGAGGATTAGGTGGCGGAGGCTTAG includes:
- the LOC126660024 gene encoding scopoletin glucosyltransferase-like isoform X2; the encoded protein is MDHLHVAFFPYMAHGHIIPTMNMAKLFARHGVKSTIITTPFNASTISESIETETNLGFNIGIQLMNFPSAEAELPEGCEIASSINSQEMAIKFAKAMSLLQQPLARILNEIRPDCLVADMMFPWATEVALEFGIPSMFKFSDSQLLELAMAIEACGQNFIWVVNKKEENNEELVPAAAADSEIFNYNVSSWLPEGFEKRTKEKGLIIRRWASQVTILAHQAIGVFMTHCGWNSTLEGVCAGVPMVTWPLHAEQFFNEKLVTDVLRIGIGVGSQEWSRYEKKIIINKNDIEKAVCKLMIGEEGEEMRNRAKKLKEMARNAVEEGGSSKNDLIGLLKELKSIKKAN
- the LOC126660024 gene encoding scopoletin glucosyltransferase-like isoform X1, which translates into the protein MDHLHVAFFPYMAHGHIIPTMNMAKLFARHGVKSTIITTPFNASTISESIETETNLGFNIGIQLMNFPSAEAELPEGCEIASSINSQEMAIKFAKAMSLLQQPLARILNEIRPDCLVADMMFPWATEVALEFGIPRLVFHGISTFALCVYNHLNRYEPHKTLDSDTEPFIIPGLPDQIKITRSQVPNYIKEKNNNKQSETMDRILKSEATSYGILINSFQELEPAYLEHYRKVMGRKAWSIGPLSLCNNHDESLIGEDECLRWLDLKKPNSVLYICFGSMFKFSDSQLLELAMAIEACGQNFIWVVNKKEENNEELVPAAAADSEIFNYNVSSWLPEGFEKRTKEKGLIIRRWASQVTILAHQAIGVFMTHCGWNSTLEGVCAGVPMVTWPLHAEQFFNEKLVTDVLRIGIGVGSQEWSRYEKKIIINKNDIEKAVCKLMIGEEGEEMRNRAKKLKEMARNAVEEGGSSKNDLIGLLKELKSIKKAN
- the LOC126661193 gene encoding phospholipase A1-IIdelta translates to MEAQSEPTWPELLGSGNWQNLLNPLNLSLRHLILRCGDFCQVTYDSFNNDKNSKYCGTSRYGKRNIFDKVMLEEADKFQVAAFLYGTARISLPEAFILHSQSRDSWDRESNWIGYIAVTNDEYSKVIGRRDIYIAFRGTTRNYEWANVIAAKLQSAKALLKQTDDDDDQKLKDSTTSSHCRIKEFFARFAHDSSSSDKDEDEDDDEVPKVMQGWITIYTSDNPKSPFTKFSMRNQLLSKINELKEKYKDENLSIIFTGHSLGASLSILAAFDLVENGIISDKTPVSAIVFGSPQVGNKAFTERFNKFPNLNVLHVKNKIDVLVHYPGKLLGFEYIGTELEIGTRSSPSLKESNNPSDWHNLQAILHVVAGWNGEDGEFELKVKRSLALVNKSCEFLKDEYLVPGSWWVEKNKGLVRGDDGEWSHASPDEEDLPVPEID